The Nostoc sp. 'Peltigera membranacea cyanobiont' N6 genome contains the following window.
AGAAGAAGCGCTACGACGAGATCACCGGAAACTGGGTAAGGAACTGGGATTATTTATATTTTCCGATCTAGTAGGGCCGGGTTTACCTTTGTGGACACCAAAGGGTACTCTGTTGCGGAGTACTTTAGAAGACTTCCTGAAGCAAGAACAGGTAAAACGGGGTTATTTATCTGTAGTAACACCTCATATTGCCAGAGTAGATTTATTTAAAACCTCTGGACATTGGCAGAAATATAAAGAAGATATGTTCCCTTTAATGGCAGATGATGAGGAATCGGCTGCACAGGAACAAGGCTTTGTTATGAAGCCAATGAATTGCCCTTTCCATATCCAAATATATAAGAGTGAGTTACGCTCTTATCGAGAACTACCAATGCGACTAGCGGAATTTGGTACTGTTTACCGCTACGAACAATCAGGTGAATTGGGTGGTTTAACGCGGGTGCGCGGTTTTACTGTGGATGATTCTCACCTGTTCGTTACCCCAGAACAGCTAGATAGCGAATTCCTCAGTGTGGTGGATTTGATTTTGTCGGTGTTCAATAAGCTGCAACTGAAAAACTTTAAAGCTAGACTGAGTTTTCGCGATCCTGCTAGTGATAAGTACATCGGTTCAGATGAAGTTTGGGACAAAGCCGAAGGTGCAATTCGCCGTGCAGTTGAAACCTTGGGGATGGAACACTTTGAAGGGATTGGAGAAGCGGCTTTTTATGGGCCAAAACTTGACTTTATCTTTAGCGATGCCCTAGATCGGGAGTGGCAATTAGGAACTGTGCAAGTAGATTACAATTTACCTGAACGCTTTGAGTTGGAATACGTTGCCGAAGATGGGGTTCGCAAACGTCCAGTGATGATTCACCGTGCGCCTTTTGGTTCCCTAGAACGGTTGATTGGGATCTTAATTGAAGAATATGCGGGCGATTTTCCTTTGTGGTTAGCGCCAGTGCAAGCTAGATTACTGCCTGTGGGTGATACACAGCTAGACTTTGCAAAAGATGTGGTAGCGAAGATGCTTGCGTTGGGCATCCGTGCAGAAGTTGATACCAGTGGCGATCGCTTAGGTAAACAGATTCGCAATGCAG
Protein-coding sequences here:
- the thrS gene encoding threonine--tRNA ligase, encoding MSPNSSNQSQQSEQVEKIYLPRTSESENLKKIRHTASHVMAMAVQKLFPKAQVTIGPWIENGFYYDFDSPEPFSENDLKAIKKEMVKIINRKLPVIREEVSREEAARRIQEIKESYKLEILADIKNEPITIYHLGNEWWDLCAGPHLENTSELNPKAIELESVAGAYWRGDETKAQLQRIYATAWESPEQLAEYKRRKEEALRRDHRKLGKELGLFIFSDLVGPGLPLWTPKGTLLRSTLEDFLKQEQVKRGYLSVVTPHIARVDLFKTSGHWQKYKEDMFPLMADDEESAAQEQGFVMKPMNCPFHIQIYKSELRSYRELPMRLAEFGTVYRYEQSGELGGLTRVRGFTVDDSHLFVTPEQLDSEFLSVVDLILSVFNKLQLKNFKARLSFRDPASDKYIGSDEVWDKAEGAIRRAVETLGMEHFEGIGEAAFYGPKLDFIFSDALDREWQLGTVQVDYNLPERFELEYVAEDGVRKRPVMIHRAPFGSLERLIGILIEEYAGDFPLWLAPVQARLLPVGDTQLDFAKDVVAKMLALGIRAEVDTSGDRLGKQIRNAEKEKIPVMAVVGAKEVETNTLSIRTRASGELGVIPVDEVVDKMKDAIAKFENF